Proteins from one Oryza sativa Japonica Group chromosome 12, ASM3414082v1 genomic window:
- the LOC4351589 gene encoding uncharacterized protein isoform X2: MKVDCAASDVGADDALGIWKIDDADNSFYTQPFRIKYARQDIYLSVMVSFNIFNSEEEGPAASSVILKFELIYAPTLENGSDIQASSATSSAAVHEFRVPRRALLGSHSYCPVHFDAFHSVLVDLTLHIVYLKAGATKSSLKIPDQGLGPTSHHIVKALLTSREMLLEELKKISDAIGKTVEDLDVADLSLGKYEAVQPAKSGLPNSNKVFPATTKGVGHLAGILHDFLEKPNSAVDGANDAMLYTLPKEELLELFLTVSSQLSLLWNAFLKFHRINKTKILDYLRDIWALDRKSEWSIWTVHSKIEIPHRYLRSTDDESSHRHSLLRVSGSRKFHDDPVQNSASRAELHRKSIAQMKINTLSVQDMQIYADPSRVPVVLIEQHVMVVPQHGSSKDLATNSSEQKDTIVLPKLQGDSLALKSSAGKKGRILRAVIFVHGFQGHHLDLRLVRNQWLLLDPGAECLMSEANEDKTSGDFKEMGGRLAGEVVAFLKKKVDKLAKYGGCKELKLSFVGHSIGNVIIRTALAEPALQPYLKNLYTYMSISGPHLGYWYSSNSLFNSGLWLLKKLKGAQCIHQLTFSDDQDPQNTFFYKLCKLKTLENFKNIILLSSPQDGYVPYHSARIELCPAASSDNSRKGQVFTEMLNNCLDQMRAPTSETRIFMRCDVNFDQSAQGRNLNTMIGRAAHIEFLETDIYAKFIMWSFPELFR; the protein is encoded by the exons GTGGATTGTGCAGCTTCTGATGTTGGTGCGGACGATGCATTGGGCATTTGGAAAATAGATGATGCCGATAACAGCTTCTACACGCAGCCATTTCGAATCAAATATGCTAGACAAGACATTTATCTATCAGTTATGGTGTCTTTTAACATATTCAACAGTGAAGAAGAG GGCCCAGCAGCTTCATCTGTTATATTGAAATTTGAGCTGATATATGCCCCAACGCTGGAGAATGG GTCTGATATTCAAGCTTCTAGTGCCACTTCTTCGGCTGCTGTTCATGAATTTAGAGTCCCACGTCGAGCACTCCTTGGTTCACACTCATATTGTCCAGTTCACTTTGACGCATTCCACTCCGTGCTTGTTGATCTGACTTTACATATCGTGTACCTCAAAGCTGGTGCAACTAAATCATCATTGAAG ATACCAGACCAAGGTTTAGGACCAACATCGCATCACATTGTGAAGGCATTATTAACCTCTAGGGAAATGCTACTCGAAGAACTAAAGAAAATCAGTGATGCTATTGGTAAAACAGTAGAAGATTTAGATGTTGCTGACTTAAGTCTTGGTAAATATGAGGCAGTTCAGCCTGCAAAATCAGGTCTACCTAATTCAAATAAAGTTTTCCCGGCAACTACCAAGGGTGTTGGGCACTTGGCTGGCATTTTACATGACTTTCTGGAG AAACCCAACAGTGCGGTTGATGGTGCCAACGATGCTATGCTATATACACTTCCTAAGGAAGAGTTGTTAGAATTGTTTCTAACTGTGAGCAGCCAACTTTCACTTCTATGGAATGCTTTCTTGAAATTTCATAG GATAAATAAAACCAAGATATTGGACTACTTGCGTGATATTTGGGCTCTTGACCGGAAATCAGAATGGTCAATATGGACTGTTCACTCAAAAATTGAGATCCCACACCGCTATTTACGTAGTACGGACGATGAGTCATCTCACCGTCATTCCCTTCTGAGAGTTTCTGGCTCAAGGAAGTTCCATGATGAT CCTGTACAAAATTCTGCCTCACGGGCTGAACTGCACAGGAAAAGTATAGCACAAATGAAG ATCAACACGCTGTCCGTtcaagatatgcaaatatatGCAGATCCTTCACGTGTTCCTGTTGTTCTTATAGAACAACATGTCATGGTTGTTCCGCAACATGGCTCTAGCAAGGATTTGGCAACAAATTCTTCAGAACAAAAGGATACGATTGTACTACCTAAACTACAAGGAGATTCTTTGGCACTGAAAAGCAGTGCTGGTAAAAAAGGACGGATATTGCGAGCTGTCATTTTTGTGCATGGGTTTCAG GGACACCATCTGGATTTACGTCTTGTACGAAATCAATGGCTTCTGTTGGATCCTGGAGCTGAGTGCTTAATGTCTGAGGCTAACGAAGATAAAACATCTGGGGATTTTAAAGAAATGGGTGGTAGGCTTGCTGGGGAAGTTGTTGCATTCCTGAAAAAGAAAGTTGATAAGCTTGCAAAGTACGGAGGCTGCAAAGAATTGAAGCTTAGTTTTGTTGGCCATTCCATTGGGAACGTTATCATCAGAACTGCACTTGCAG AACCCGCATTACAACCATACTTGAAGAACCTGTACACGTACATGTCAATATCAGGCCCACACTTGGGCTACTGGTACAGCTCAAACTCTTTATTCAACTCTGGCCTCTGGCTTCTAAAAAAGCTCAAGGGAGCACAGTGCATCCATCAACTCACTTTCAGTGATGATCAAGACCCCCAGAATACATTCTTTTATAAACTTTGTAAG TTGAAGACACTGGAGAACTTCAAAAATATTATACTTCTATCTTCACCACAG GATGGTTATGTACCATATCATTCAGCAAGAATCGAGCTCTGCCCGGCTGCATCATCAGATAACTCAAGGAAGGGCCAAGTCTTTACAGAAATGCTCAACAATTGCTTAGATCAGATGCGCGCACCCACATCTGAAACCCGGATCTTCATGCGCTGTGATGTGAACTTTGATCAGTCCGCGCAAGGACGGAACCTAAACACCATGATTGGCAGAGCAGCGCACATAGAGTTCCTGGAGACTGACATCTACGCCAAGTTTATCATGTGGTCCTTCCCTGAACTTTTTCGATGA
- the LOC4351587 gene encoding putative F-box protein At3g52320: MMAKRCTDILLAPRPRKTKRIDINSCRSRFLLPYIPDEVMFDVLLRLPSKSLMRFKSVCKAWHAMISSPIFINAHLEWSKLKPSSLLMAPGFYQKQKNGQNIAFLMGLYKYQGGNNNVVHLHDFPRDFPQVLDTWTRPVHCDGLLLVSNMSKKMIIYNPSTREIVSLPKGSRNLHKGTGIGFGFDPRSSKYKVARVFYQRDDKTSMLVCKFEVLTLGTINVWRQTEDPPYPIGKSTPVHVKGAIYWMVSRTSLCPDPPNTLVRFCLTDEKFSLFPCPCNVKPSCLTGLGDELYCGYFFSQPLQLEIWGCSVVGQKPEWTRRCALQIPPDVIKRPVASPLVVFHGKMLLLALKKVYKYDIQACKLEKIPLVVEDFMCYDRENNMYQTYSKKEVLTSWKTYICHANTLGHVFLLVN; this comes from the exons ATGATGGCGAAACGATGCACGGACATCTTGCTAGCTCCCCGGCCACGAAAGACGAAGCGGATTGATATCAATTCTTGCAGATCGAGGTTCTTGCTCCCTTACATCCCGGATGAGGTGATGTTCGACGTTCTGTTACGACTGCCATCCAAGTCTCTCATGCGGTTTAAGTCCGTGTGCAAGGCTTGGCACGCCATGATATCAAGCCCAATTTTCATCAACGCTCACCTCGAGTGGTCAAAGCTAAAGCCATCATCACTGCTCATGGCTCCTGGCTTTTACCAGAAGCAGAAGAACGGTCAGAATATTGCCTTTCTGATGGGCCTCTATAAGTACCAGGGTGGTAATAATAATGTAGTGCATCTGCATGATTTTCCACGTGATTTTCCGCAGGTATTGGATACATGGACTCGCCCTGTGCACTGCGATGGTTTGCTCCTTGTTTCCAACATGAGCAAAAAAATGATTATCTACAACCCATCAACAAGAGAGATTGTTTCCCTGCCAAAAGGGAGCCGTAACCTTCATAAGGGCACAGGGATTGGATTTGGGTTTGACCCTCGCAGCAGCAAGTATAAAGTGGCGAGAGTTTTTTATCAAAGGGATGACAAAACATCAATGTTGGTCTGTAAGTTTGAAGTGCTTACCCTGGGCACTATTAATGTATGGAGGCAAACTGAAGACCCACCTTATCCAATTGGTAAGTCGACTCCAGTTCATGTGAAAGGCGCTATCTACTGGATGGTTTCTCGAACATCACTTTGCCCAGATCCACCCAACACACTTGTTCGATTCTGTTTGACTGATGAGAAGTTTAGTCTGTTTCCATGCCCATGCAATGTAAAGCCTTCCTGTTTGACCGGATTGGGGGATGAATTGTACTGTGGCTATTTTTTCAGTCAACCACTCCAACTGGAGATTTGGGGTTGTAGTGTTGTTGGGCAGAAACCTGAATGGACTCGACGCTGCGCTTTACAGATTCCACCTGATGTTATTAAGCGGCCTGTAGCAAGTCCTTTGGTTGTCTTTCATGGAAAAATGTTGCTGTTGGCGTTGAAAAAGGTCTACAAGTATGACATCCAAGCCTGTAAATTGGAGAAAATACCTTTAGTGGTTGAAGACTTCATGTGCTATGACCGCGAAAATAATATGTACCAGACATATTCAAAGAAGGAA GTACTTACAAGTTGGAAGACTTACATCTGTCATGCAAATACTCTTGGCCATGTTTTTCTTCTTGTCAATTGA
- the LOC4351588 gene encoding protein BYPASS1-LIKE, producing MPVTEHQGSSSSPSTFSFGRSLLSLRRDHVAMPSGEEADLEAFQRHFAASLGELLPGEVEGGGGGGGGGGGGGGEEILSVAWIRRLLEAFILCQEEFRVFVAQARRRGALPAAGEKLVVEFHERAVKALDVCNAARDGVDQVRRWERLADIAASVLLAPGEIHEGQLRRARKALSDLSVLLVDDTAASGSGGVASFLASHRNRSFGRARASPSRASFAGATSSSHFRSLSWSVSRAWSASRQLQAIGAGLAAPRAHEAGLAAPVYAMGCVLHLVAWALVAAVPCPDRSTALQAHHLPAAPARAAFPWAPPLLTLQERLAEEGKRKDRRNSCGLLKEIHVLEKSTQKLTDAIDAAPIPLFGDREADVREAAAELAAVCAAMRDGLEPLERQVREVFHRIVRSRVEGLDSSMRNAD from the coding sequence ATGCCGGTGACGGAACACCAgggctcgtcgtcgtccccgtcgacctTCTCCTTcggccgctccctcctctctctgcgCCGCGACCACGTGGCCATGCCGTCGGGCGAGGAGGCCGACCTGGAGGCGTTCCAGCGCCATTTCGCGGCGAGCCTCGGCGAGCTCCTGCCtggggaggtggaggggggaggcggcggtggtggtggtggtggtggtggtggaggggaggagatCTTGTCCGTGGCGTGGATCCGGCGGCTTCTTGAGGCGTTTATTCTGTGCCAGGAGGAGTTCCGGGTGTTCGTGGCGCAggcgcgacgccgcggcgcgctCCCGGCGGCCGGGGAGAAGCTGGTGGTGGAGTTCCATGAGAGGGCGGTCAAGGCGCTCGATGTGTGCAACGCGGCGAGGGATGGCGTTGATCAGGTGAGGCGGTGGGAGCGGCTCGCGGACATCGCGGCGTCCGTGCTGCTCGCGCCGGGGGAGATCCACGAGGGCCagctccgccgcgcgcgcaaggCGCTGTCCGATCTCTCTGTGCTGCTCGTGGACGACACCGCGGCGTCCGGGAGCGGTGGCGTCGCGTCGTTCCTCGCGTCCCACCGCAACCGCTCcttcggccgcgcgcgcgcgtccccgtcccgcgcgtcgttcgccggcgccacctcctcgTCCCACTTCCGCTCCCTCTCGTGGAGCGTGTCCCGCGCGTGGTCGGCGTCGCGGCAGCTGCAGGCGATCGGGGCCGGCctggccgcgccgcgcgcgcacgAGGcgggcctcgcggcgcccgtcTACGCCATGGGCTGCGTGCTCCACCTCGTCGCGTgggcgctcgtcgccgccgtcccgtGCCCCGACCGCTCCACCGCGCTCCAGGCGCACCACCTCCCCGCGGCGCCGGCCCGCGCCGCGTTCCCgtgggcgccgccgctcctcaccCTGCAAGAACGCCTCGCCGAGGAGGGAAAGCGCAAGGACAGGCGCAACTCCTGCGGCCTCCTCAAGGAAATCCATGTCCTCGAGAAGTCCACGCAGAAGCTTACCGACGCCATCGACGCGGCGCCGATCCCGCTCTTCGGCGACAGGGAGGCCGACGTGCGGGAGGCCGcggcggagctcgccgccgtgtGCGCCGCCATGAGAGACGGGCTCGAGCCGCTCGAGAGGCAGGTGCGCGAGGTGTTCCACCGCATCGTGCGCAGCCGCGTCGAGGGCCTCGACTCCTCCATGCGCAATGCCGattga